TCAACGTCTTCCCCCCTTGCCCTCCATAAATCTCCATCTTTCTTAACAAAAAAAAGTGTTAATTATTTTCTCTACGGTCTTGCCAGAAATATCTCCAGGCCCTAATATATTGAAGCGGGTTCAAGCAACGTGGCGTCTTTTTCACAAGTCAGGGAACAGGGAGGTAGAAGCTATGTGGACCGTCGAAGAAGGCATTTCCAGGCTCCGTGAGGGCGGAGCCAAGATCACGTCCCAGCGCATCGCCATTCTCCGTCTGCTGAAGGGCAGGATGGATCACCCCTCGGCAGATCAGGTCTATAGCGAATTGCGCGAGGACTTCCCCACCATCTCATACGCCACCATCTACAGCACGGCCCAGCTCCTGGCCAATTCGGGCCTGATCCAGATTCTCAGCATCGACGACAAAAGAGTCCACTTCGACCCCGATCCGAAACCTCACGGCCACTTTCGCTGCGAATCCTGCGGGGCCCTTTACGATTTCCCCATCGACGAGGAGATGCTCGACCGTCTCCGTCACGGTTCCTCGCAACAGGCCCACAGCGTCCAGATTTTCGCCTACGGCCTCTGCGACGACTGCCGCAGGGCCACCTTCGATCTGACGGAAAGGATCGCCGCGGAAGAAGAGGTCCTCGTCGAAGCCTAGAGGAGGGAAAGACGCGACCGCGTCCGATCGGTCCGGCGCCTTCTTCCTCTTCCTTTCGGATCGGCTTGCCGGACGGGGAACGTCGCGATCCGCTCTCGCCGAGAGAAGACGTCGGTGCGACTCGGAGAGGACGGCCCGCACGTCCGAAAAAGCCGCCCCAGAGCGTTTGCCCTCCGCGGGAGAGGACGAAGAAGAGGC
The DNA window shown above is from Aminithiophilus ramosus and carries:
- a CDS encoding Fur family transcriptional regulator, with amino-acid sequence MWTVEEGISRLREGGAKITSQRIAILRLLKGRMDHPSADQVYSELREDFPTISYATIYSTAQLLANSGLIQILSIDDKRVHFDPDPKPHGHFRCESCGALYDFPIDEEMLDRLRHGSSQQAHSVQIFAYGLCDDCRRATFDLTERIAAEEEVLVEA